The DNA window aaataagaaaacttcAAGTACCAAACTTATGATTTTCGAACAAATGTGAACAAATTAGACGTCAAGGGATAGAGTGCCGATTTAAATTGTATGTTGAAGAGCACAAAAGACTGAGGGTGATAAAAGGATTGGATGTTTCTGAAAACTTTACGTGCGTGTTTTCAACGTTACCCTGCGCCATGGTgacaaaacattttgattttaaaatcggTTAACTGAAAAAaccttttcatcaaatggaatgGAACTTcgtatttatgaaaaatttacgATAGACAACTcaattgtcttcgtattttttttacCCTCGTATACTGCCATGGAACATTATTAATGGTCGGAAAAATAGTGAGATGATATTTTATCGTTATATGAATTATTAGGATAACGAATCCCTGGTAATGttgcatttttatttacattctatttgtagttttataaGTAATAACATTAACGAATCCTCAAACTAAAATTGTCCTTTATGTATGTCTCAATATGTTCTTATCATAAGAATTCAACTGAAAATAATAAGATATAAAACTGGTCATTTATTCGAAAAGTGTAGAGCATAAGGGTATAAAACATCGAGTGTCGAGTCAAAGTCATCATATCAGAATATTTCactcaaataaaaaacataaaatgtgttgtgatAACTTTACTCCAATTATTAACAATACCTCAAAGAACAATATGTCTACAACAAAGTATTTATAAAGTATCACAGAGTAGTAATGACAAGTAAATTATTATGCAACAAAGTTTTAGGTCATTggaaaaaatagatatataagtaATTATGTATTTGCCACATGTAtaaagctgtgatatggaaTGCATTTTGAGCACAATCATATACTTttagacatttattttttttggaaagcaGAAACTTTAACGCTACCTTAATTAAACTATAAAATCAAGTAccattttaaagcattttttttctctctcatacTTGTTAGCGTAGCATAATTATTCAGAGCGTTCCCTACGAATCTGCAAGTTGTCAGTTCGATTCTTACTggagcttgaaaaagatttttactggtatattgaagctatgtaaacaaaaacaggtgAGAGAATCTTATTTTGACAATTGTACTTATTTAGGAGAATTTTACCCGGTATCTCTAGTTGACTTACATTCCTTATAACCATTCTCAATAGAAAATATCAGCAAAGTAATTTCAGTTCATACATTTCACGTCATGTTTGGTAAAACAGGGCGTTCTAGCCTAAACAAACTTACAGTCGTGTCCTTGCAGTTTTACATATCGTTCataaaaaagacaatttttatcgctctaatatttaattgaattatgttatttatattATCGGTTAGAAGCCGAAACATTTATGGAATTAAACAACCTGCATAAATTATGTAGACAGGTAATAAAAACCTAACGAATTAAAAATCATATGACATGAGTTTACTTTTGCAATGACAACGTGCTACTCTTATTTAATGCAACAGATTTTGCTTTAACAATATCCATGCTATTTATCTGGACGGTGTGcgacattttattttatgattgtaTCGTATTTTTCCAATCATGTGATTGGTCGATTATTGTCACCAGGGATGTATAGTATATACGCCCCTGCTGTCAGGTGATCGTGTTATTAATTCTGTTATAAACCTTTAAATTACTTTACCAATAATagaattcaaaaataataaaccTCTCtatgctaaaaaaattaaacaaaatacttgtTTTGGCATGCGTCACAATATCAAAATTAACGTCAATATATTGTGAACCagtaattttactttaatattctTCATATGTTGCAgataattagtttttattttatcatgatcAAATAATTATAGccttttggtattttttaaagaactgaTGAGAGTTTATCAACCTGAGGCTCAGTCCTCGGTCGATATAATGTCACCAGGTCTATAGAACCATGTATTGACTTCATCAAAAAGCTTTAAAGGGGTATGGTCaggattttggtaaaaaaaatattttttcgattttaatgtttacaatgcttcagcaaGGCATTTTTaacaggcaaccaaaatttaagcgtcatttgttgagttataagcaagttacaaaGCTTAAAATTCttcactatgtaaacaaaactgttgtttataatttgaatgttgaagtgaaaattccagttttagactttAAATGCATGCATTAGTCgttatgaaatgtttatttatgcttaaaatgaataagaagatagacaaatcagcttgaaaaagatttttactggtatattgaagctatgtaaacaaaaacagggcacgagcttTGTTAACATGACAAAGAATAGTGAGCCCCGtgtcttgcttaaaactcatcgacaaacacccaaattttatttgatcattaaaaatatattcctaaagcattgtaaaaaataaaaacagaaaaataaaatttgaccaaaatcgtgaccatgccccattttaaatgggtttatatataaatgttttacactgaaaattttgttgtaaaattcGGAAAGTGCGCACTCCCAAGTGAAAAAATTGTCCTTAGTTCTCAATAAAGGTTTTAggtatgaatacatgtacatgtagtaacagTTTTTATAAGACATCTCAAATCATTATACTAGTAATCTTCAATCGTGAAGAAGTTAGTATTGGGTATGTCCTTTTCATACGTCATTTTAATCTGtaattttagtatttttcaCTTACCCTAAAAAAAGAACACATGTACACATGCTAATCAATTTATCATGAAAGTATGCCCACCCTTTCCTTGATCCATGCTATACCAAACCGAAgcaaaacataaacatttttgtCAGTTTTTATTTCTTCGGGTATtacaaaatacttttttaaaaatagtaaacAATGTCCTCTTCTCGCCAACTACAGCCTTGACGGCacattcaaaaatgtcattagtTTGAGAAATGTTGGATCTGGAAATTTCATAAAAACCCTTTGCCCCAAAACTGTCTGCCAACTGTTTCCCCTCGCTAGACGACACCACTTCTATGCATCTCTTGATATACTTGTCATTTCGGAGGTCTGTATGCGTGGCTGTAAGAACAATGGGTACGCGTTTTCCCAGATTCTTTCGGAGTTCGGGAATCCAGAAGGTTTTAATTCGGTCGAACGATTGTCTGTCTATCACACTGTAGCATAAGATGATCACTCGGCTTTTTCTGTAAGTCGCGGTACAAAGATTGGAGTACTCGTgctattaataaaataaaggaaatgaacataatacaaatacattttttaagaaatcattttaaacgtaaaaaagaattaaatgtcTATTTTCTGTGCAATTGTGACCTAAGAAATCTCGTATTTACCTGGCCTGCAGTATCCACGAGGTTGACTTTGTACTTTTTCTTGCCAAGAACGACAGATCctgaattataaaaaatggtaaatttaagtaaaacataaatatctaggaaattaattttttatttcttacatgtgtgtttaaaattgaaaatatcacTATATCAAATGCATCATAACAAACAAACCTTTGATATTGTCGTAAATTGTTGGCGAATAGATTTCTGGCGGTTTGCACGTGACATAAGATTTCAAAAGGGTAGTTTTTCCAACCATTGTCTCTCCAACAATGCTACATTGAATTCTTCTCCTCATGTTTGATTTTAAGTGAATCTTATGAATTTATTTCTCATCGTTTCTGCTTTTATAGTGAAGATTCTTAAGTTGACATTTAAAAGAGGATTTTATTGGGTAGAGAGAATTGTAAATATGACATTTAATCTGTTAGAATAAGCCAATCACTTTATTTCTTTCATGGTTTGTATATATGACTACCtggaacatatttttacatgttgatttcaaagttttttaaacatcatACAATAACTTCGTCTTGTTAGATTGTACTATATAAATAGCGCCTGTTtggcttcgcgtcggttgacaatggttttttcggggtgtcaatttcaacttatACCCTCCccaacaggcactatttatttataatactgaatgtcttaattttaaacaaaaatgtactGCTTTTATAGAGGAATGACATGAACTCAGtctatggcgaaccgtacgcgcatagtttacgcgcatgtaacaattcgttgtgttacccgttgcctagtgcgttgctaacgctgagggaaATAGAACAGAATATCAACtacgtctaaaccaatcagatttcagtatttaacctGAAAAAATGGTAAATGTATTTGTACAACAGTCTCTCATGCAAATCATGTCGAACAGAATTTAAAACCAAACGTACCCTTGAGGGTTTGCAACATCAACATGTTTCGCTCTTTCTGTATCGAGAaatttaaatcagccagtaccggaaataCATGCTttcagatttacttttttgcgtactgcgtcatcaaaaagtggtttatagagccaccttaaagcaaaaatattataatgaaaagtagttgattttaaaaatgtttaccaTAATCCAATTGAAAAGATAAACAGTAATCCCAAATTGAAGAACTGGTCGTTTGAAAAGCAAATATTTCAGCATAAAAAGCATAAAGAGTTTAATTATTACTTGCTTATAAAAATctcatttatcataaaaaataaatagatgaaatcTTGTTTATCTCTTTGTACACATATGGGTATACTAGTAATTATGTTAAGCCAGTGATTGAATTGTATGTGTATTATAATGCAAGTTGTCTCGCTATAAGCTCTTATCTATATAATCTTCATGTGTAATTATATAGTCTTCAAGACGATTGAGTAGATTGTACATTTTAATTCCCTTCAAGACCAACTCGTTTGTGCGTTGGTCACATGCTGCTAAAGGGTTCCATAGATCTATGAGTTATAAGGCGGGAATGATGCATCAAAAGCTCACCGGATGTAATGCACATTTTTCAATTGTCTTGTCGTTAAAGTGGTTGATGTTCAACTAACTCTCAAGTGGTTGATGTCCAACTAACTCTCAAGTGGTTGAGAACGATGTTGTGGTCTTTGCCGGATTACATTAACACTTAAGTCTTCCGGTTAGGTTGAATTTCACCCACAGCTTTCGAATTGCAGGAACGATGAGCAGTACATGTGGATTAAGAACGATGTTGTTGTCCAAATTTTGGGTCTTTTCAGGATTACATCAGAAAAAATGTCACTAGTTGCAATTATAACTGCTGGGGGAGATCTTCTTAGGCATCATCAAAAATGAGTAAAATAATACTGAATATctagaaaatattatattgttgaCCTTTATATACGAGGGTCcataaaaaaatacgaagacttttgccATAGCTATGTTTTTTAACGCCATATAACTTCTAAAAGTAGACATACCCGgtctttaaataattgaaataaaaaagttaatatattcctttatttttttaagaattatttagaatctaatcctacaaaatgaggtcacggcgcacggtcaaactGAGTGTTCTGTCAACAATAAGccatattatgttgaaagtaatatctccataaattgggcttaaaaccaaataatattgaaacctaaAATTAGGAATTGTCATGATATTCTTTataccaaataatgacgggatatattgaTTTGTTAAACAGATATCATTTACTAAAGACATTTAGTCGTCCttaaaattgactaaaaacgttgacgtcgccggacgtcacggcgcaacgaaaaGTAAAAACAGTAGGATTTAACTCGAAAAAAAAGCCGATAAAAACCGTGTAACTGCTCAATGGTGGGGAAAATaagctaaaaattattttcacatttGTGTTTAACTCTTACACATTTGTGGGGGTTGTGGTAACTGTATTTTGGACATCAAACAGACCGGACGAGAGTAGAATATCGGTAAATATTGTGTcaaattaaagaataaacaacGTCATCTGACAATTAAGGATTTTCTTACTGTAAACGAAGAGACATGCggtaaaaaataagaaaacttcAAGGACCAAACTTATGATTTTCGAACAAATGTGAACAAATTAGACGTCAAGGGATAGAGTGCCGATTTAAATTGTATGTTGAAGAGCACAAAAGACTGAGGGTGATAAAAGGATTGGATGTTTCTGAAAACTTTACGTGCGTGTTTTCAACGTTACCCTGCGCCATGGTgacaaaacattttgattttaaaatcggTTAACTGAAAAAaccttttcatcaaatggaatgGAACTTcgtatttatgaaaaatttacgATAGACAACTcaattgtcttcgtatttttttttaccctcgTATACTGCCATGGAACATTATTAATGGTCGGAAAAATAGTGAGATGATATTTTATCGTTATATGAATTATTAGGATAACGAATCCCTGGTAATGttgcatttttatttacattctatttgtagttttataaGTAATAACATTAACGAATCCTCAAACTAAAATTGTCCTTTATGTATGTCTCAATATGTTCTTATTATAAGAATTCAACTGAAAATAATAAGATATAAAACTGGTCATTTATTCGAAAAGTGTAGAGCATAAGGGTATAAAACATCGAGTGTCGAGTCAAAGTCATCATATCAGAATATTTCactcaaataaaaaacataaaatgtgttgtgatAACTTTACTCCAATTATTAACAATACCTCAAAGAACAATATGTCTACAACAAAGTATTTATAAAGTATCACAGAGTAGTAATGACAAGTAAATTATTATGCAACAAAGTTTTAGGTCATTggaaaaaatagatatataagtaATTATGTATTTGCCACATGTAtaaagctgtgatatggaaTGCATTTTTGAGCACAATCATATACTTttagacatttatttttttttgaaagcaGAAACTTTAACGCTACCTTAATTAAACTATAAAATCAAGTAccattttaaagcattttttttctctctcatacTTGTTAGCGTAGCATAATTATTCAGAGCGTTCCCTACGAATCTGCAAGTTGTTAGTTCGATTCTTACTggagcttgaaaaagatttttactggtatattgaagctatgtaaacaaaaacaggtgAGAGAATCTTATTTTGACAATTGTACTTTAGGAGAATTTTACCCGGTATCTCTAGTTGACTTACATTCCTTATAACCATTCTCAATAGAAAATATCAGCAAAGTAATTTCAGTTCATACATTTCACGTCATGTTTGGTAAAACAGGGCGTTCTAGCCTAAACAAACTTACAGTCGTGTCCTTGCAGTTTTACATATCGTTCataaaaaagacaatttttatcgctctaatatttaattgaattatgttatttatattATCGGTTAGAAGCCGAAACATTTATGGAATTAAACAACCTGCATAAATTATGTAGACAGGTAATAAAAACCTAACGAATTAAAAATCATATGACATGAGTTTACTTTTGCAATGACAACGTGCTACTCTTATTTAATGCAAAAGATTTTGCTTTAACAATATCCATGCTATTTATCTGGACGGTGTGcgacattttattttatgattgtaTCGTATTTTTCCAATCATGTGATTGGTCGATTATTGTCACCAGGGATGTATAGTATATACGCCCCTGCTGTCAGGTGATCGTGTTATTAATTCTGTTATAAACCTTTAAATTACTTTACCAATAATagaattcaaaaataataaaccTCTCtatgctaaaaaaattaaacaaaacacttgttttGGCATGCGTCACAATATCAAAATTAACGTCAATATATTGTGAACCagtaattttactttaatattctTCATATGTTGCAgataattagtttttattttatcatgatcAAATAATTATAGccttttggtattttttaaagaactgaTGAGAGTTTATCAACCTGAGGCTCAGTCCTCGGTCGATATAATGTCACCAGGTCTATAGAACCATGTATTGACTTCATCAAAAAGCTTTAAAGGGGTATGATCaggattttggtaaaaaaaaatattttttcgattttaatgtttacaatgcttcagcaaGGCATTTTTaacaggcaaccaaaatttaagcgtcatttgttgagttataagcaagttacagagcttaaaattcttcactatgtaaacaaaactgttgtttataatttgaatgttgaagtgaaaattccagttttagactttAAATGCATGCATTAGTCgttatgaaatgtttatttatgcttaaaatgaataagaagatagacaaatcagcttgaaaaagatttttactggtatattgaagctatgtaaacaaaaacagggcacgagcttTGTTAACATGACAAAGAATAGTGAGCCCCGtgtcttgcttaaaactcatcgacaagcacccaaattttatttgatcattaaaaatatattcctaaagcattgtaaaaaataaaaacagaaaaataaaatttgaccaaaatcgtgaccatgccccattttaaatgggtttatatataaatgttttacactgaaaattttgttgtaaaattcGGAAAGTGCGCACTCCCAAGTGAAAAAATTGTCCTTAGTTCTCAATAAAGGTTTTAggtatgaatacatgtacatgtagtaacagTTTTTATAAGACATCTCAAATCATTATACTAGTAATCTTCAATCGTGAAGAAGTTAGTATTGGGTATGTCCTTTTCATACGTCATTTTAATCTGtaattttagtatttttcaCTTACCCTAAAAAAAGAACACATGTACACATGCTAATCAATTTATCATGAAAGTATGCCCACCCTTTCCTTGATCCATGCTATACCAAACCGAAgcaaaacataaacatttttgtCAGTTTTTATTTCTTCGGGTATtacaaaatacttttttaaaaatagtaaacAATGTCCTCTTCTCGCCAACTACAGCCTTGACGGCacattcaaaaatgtcattagtTTGAGAAATGTTGGATCTggatatttcataaaaacccTTTGCCCCAAAACTGTCCGCCAACTGTTTCCCCTCGCTGGACCACACCACCTCTATGCATCTCTTGATATATTTGTCATTTCGGAGGTCCGTATGCGTGGCTGTAAGAACAATGGGTACGCGTTTTCCCAGATTCTTTCGGAGTTCGGGAATCCAGAAGGTTTTAATTCGGTCGAACGATTGTCTGTCTATCACACTGTAGCATAAGATGATCACTCGGCTTTTTTTGTAAGTCGCGGTACAAAGATTGGAGTACTCGtgctataaataaaataaaggaaatgaatataatacaaatacatttttaaaaaattcattttaaacgtaaaaaataattaagtgtCAATTTTCTGTGCAATTGTGACCCAAAAAATCTCGTATTTACCTGGCCTGCAGTATCCACGAGGTTGACTTTGTACTTTTTCTTGCCAAGAACGACAGAtcctaaattataaaaatggtaaatttaagtaaaacataaacataaatatataggaaattcattttttatttcttacatgtgtgtttaaaattgaaaatatcacTATATCAAATGTATCATAACAAACAAACCTTTGATATTGTCGTAAATTGTTGGCGAATAGATTTCTGGCGGTTTGCACGTGACATAAGATTTCAAAAGGGTAGTTTTTCCAACCATTGTCTCTCCAACAATGCTACATTGAATTCTTCTCTTcatgtttgatttttaatgagTCTTATGAATTTATTTCTCA is part of the Crassostrea angulata isolate pt1a10 chromosome 3, ASM2561291v2, whole genome shotgun sequence genome and encodes:
- the LOC128175289 gene encoding rho-related protein racD-like, coding for MRRRIQCSIVGETMVGKTTLLKSYVTCKPPEIYSPTIYDNIKGSVVLGKKKYKVNLVDTAGQHEYSNLCTATYRKSRVIILCYSVIDRQSFDRIKTFWIPELRKNLGKRVPIVLTATHTDLRNDKYIKRCIEVVSSSEGKQLADSFGAKGFYEISRSNISQTNDIFECAVKAVVGEKRTLFTIFKKVFCNTRRNKN
- the LOC128175258 gene encoding rho-related GTP-binding protein RhoH-like yields the protein MKRRIQCSIVGETMVGKTTLLKSYVTCKPPEIYSPTIYDNIKGSVVLGKKKYKVNLVDTAGQHEYSNLCTATYKKSRVIILCYSVIDRQSFDRIKTFWIPELRKNLGKRVPIVLTATHTDLRNDKYIKRCIEVVWSSEGKQLADSFGAKGFYEISRSNISQTNDIFECAVKAVVGEKRTLFTIFKKVFCNTRRNKN